A window of Cytophagia bacterium CHB2 genomic DNA:
TACCGAGTCTGAGAATTCGATTTACGAAGATTTGCGTTGGCTCGGCCTGGATTGGGATGAAGGCCCGGAGGCCGGCGGAAAGCTCGGACCTTATCGGCAATCCGAGCGTCTCGATCTTTATCAAAAATATGCCGAGCAACTGATTGCCCATAAGAAAGCTTATTACTGTTTTTGCCGCGAAGAAGATCTCGAAGCCG
This region includes:
- a CDS encoding glutamate--tRNA ligase; its protein translation is MSTPVRVRFAPSPTGHLHIGNARAAILNWLYARHTGGTFILRIEDTDAVRSTTESENSIYEDLRWLGLDWDEGPEAGGKLGPYRQSERLDLYQKYAEQLIAHKKAYYCFCREEDLEA